One segment of Stappia sp. 28M-7 DNA contains the following:
- the tolR gene encoding protein TolR yields the protein MGMQSAGAAPEEAGRRRRRKRHQPMSEINVTPFVDVMLVLLIIFMVAAPLLTVGVPLDLPETQAKPLEGATEPITISVAADGRIYIQDTEIAADEVVPKLEAIARNGYEERIFVRGDRDADYGTIMGVMGRINAAGYKRLGLVTLEEQQ from the coding sequence ATGGGCATGCAGTCCGCCGGTGCGGCGCCCGAGGAGGCCGGTCGCCGCCGTCGCCGAAAGCGCCATCAGCCGATGAGCGAGATCAACGTCACGCCCTTCGTGGACGTGATGCTCGTGCTGCTGATCATCTTCATGGTTGCTGCGCCGCTGCTCACCGTGGGCGTGCCGCTCGACCTGCCGGAGACCCAGGCCAAGCCCCTGGAAGGGGCAACGGAGCCGATCACGATTTCGGTCGCTGCCGATGGGCGCATCTATATCCAGGACACGGAGATCGCCGCCGACGAGGTGGTGCCGAAGCTGGAGGCGATCGCGCGCAACGGCTACGAGGAGCGCATCTTCGTGCGCGGCGACCGGGATGCCGACTACGGCACGATCATGGGGGTGATGGGGCGCATCAACGCGGCCGGCTACAAGCGGCTCGGCCTTGTGACGCTCGAGGAGCAGCAGTAG
- the tolB gene encoding Tol-Pal system beta propeller repeat protein TolB, translated as MIRQASASIARSCSRTAALLLAAVVLSFGLLPAERASAALEIVINQGNIEPLPIALPAFSGAGGEAKLASEITDVIKADLARSGLFRPLDPASFIEKGVNVNTPPEFGSWRPIGAQALVVGAIERQSDGRIRAEFRLWDVFAGQQMLGQQFYTTADNWRRMAHIIADAIYERLTGEKGYFDTRIVYIDETGTKDKRVKRLAIMDQDGANVRYLTNGSDLVLTPRFSPSRQEVTYMAYAGTEPRVYLLNIETGQREMVGNFPGMTFAPRFSPDGQRVAMSLQQGGNANIFEMDLRSRRTTRLTNTPAIDTSPSYSPDGSRIVFESDRGGTQQLYVMDANGGNPQRISFGPGRYSTPVWSPRGDLIAFTKMNQGRFMIGVMRPDGSGERVLTEGYHNEGPAWSPNGRVLVFFRDTPGANGGPQLWTVDLTGYNEQRVPTPAFGSDPAWSPLLE; from the coding sequence ATGATCAGACAGGCATCTGCCAGCATTGCACGCTCCTGCTCGCGAACGGCCGCCCTGCTGCTTGCAGCGGTCGTGCTGAGCTTCGGACTGCTTCCGGCCGAGCGCGCGTCGGCAGCTTTGGAGATCGTCATCAACCAGGGCAATATCGAGCCGCTGCCCATCGCCCTTCCGGCCTTTTCGGGAGCTGGCGGCGAGGCGAAGCTCGCGTCCGAGATCACCGACGTGATCAAGGCCGACCTTGCCCGGTCCGGTCTCTTCCGGCCGCTCGACCCGGCCAGCTTCATCGAGAAGGGCGTCAACGTGAACACGCCGCCGGAGTTCGGCTCCTGGCGCCCGATCGGCGCGCAGGCGCTGGTGGTCGGTGCCATCGAGCGGCAGTCGGACGGACGTATCCGCGCCGAATTCCGCCTTTGGGACGTCTTTGCCGGCCAGCAGATGCTGGGCCAGCAATTCTACACCACGGCCGACAACTGGCGGAGGATGGCCCATATCATCGCGGATGCGATCTATGAGCGGCTGACCGGCGAGAAGGGCTATTTCGATACCCGTATCGTCTACATCGACGAGACCGGCACCAAGGACAAGCGCGTCAAGCGGCTGGCCATCATGGACCAGGACGGCGCCAATGTGCGCTACCTGACCAATGGCAGCGACCTGGTGCTGACGCCGCGCTTCTCGCCCTCGCGGCAGGAAGTGACCTACATGGCCTATGCCGGCACCGAGCCGCGCGTCTACCTGCTCAACATCGAGACGGGCCAGCGCGAGATGGTCGGCAACTTCCCGGGCATGACCTTCGCTCCGCGCTTTTCGCCGGACGGCCAGCGGGTGGCGATGAGCCTGCAGCAGGGCGGCAATGCCAACATCTTCGAGATGGACCTGCGCTCGCGCCGCACCACGCGGCTGACCAACACGCCGGCCATCGACACCAGCCCGTCCTATTCGCCGGACGGCAGCCGGATCGTCTTCGAGTCCGACCGTGGCGGCACGCAGCAGCTGTATGTGATGGACGCCAATGGCGGCAATCCGCAGCGCATCAGCTTCGGGCCGGGGCGCTACTCGACGCCGGTCTGGTCGCCGCGGGGGGATCTCATCGCCTTCACGAAGATGAACCAGGGGCGCTTCATGATCGGCGTGATGCGCCCGGACGGCTCGGGCGAGCGCGTGCTGACCGAGGGCTATCACAACGAGGGCCCGGCCTGGTCTCCCAACGGCCGCGTGCTGGTGTTCTTCCGCGACACGCCGGGCGCCAATGGCGGGCCGCAGCTGTGGACCGTGGATCTCACCGGCTACAACGAGCAGCGCGTGCCGACCCCGGCCTTCGGTTCGGACCCGGCCTGGTCTCCCTTGCTGGAATAG
- the tilS gene encoding tRNA lysidine(34) synthetase TilS: MAASDRVRPVCETQADALLALLTPFRRLALAVSGGPDSTALLLLVAAWRARRTAPPHIHVLTLDHGLRPEAAGEARAVAALSDRLGLPCRILTSTLPKPSANRQASARELRRELLVAACAELGAEALVLAHHQDDQAETLLLRLARGSGVYGLAAMPAQGLWHDGKGACVTVLRPLLTVSKASLVATCSAAGEAYAEDPSNEDAAYARTRIRQLMPALAGEGLDGATLAATAARLASAAAAIDDQVDAALASGAVRHPAGPVRLRVETLSALPRETMLRLLARLLAEVGGEAYPPRLVRLEGLVERLAASERVQATLSGVVARRRDGEIVFWREPGRTGLASLELAGPGRGLFDRRFLLEVERNGPYRVVPLGRLSEHGIDRKAVGDWPWQSFAGAPLLLGPADAAYCPGLAGEAPVGVRLVPITRRESLWQPELGTNPFGRREI; the protein is encoded by the coding sequence GTGGCTGCGTCTGACCGCGTGCGGCCCGTCTGTGAGACGCAGGCCGACGCCCTCCTTGCTCTGCTGACCCCCTTTCGCCGCCTCGCGCTTGCCGTGTCGGGCGGCCCGGATTCCACGGCCCTGTTGCTGCTTGTCGCCGCCTGGCGCGCGCGCAGGACCGCTCCCCCCCACATCCACGTCCTGACCCTCGATCACGGCCTGCGCCCGGAGGCGGCAGGCGAGGCGCGTGCCGTGGCCGCTCTCAGCGACCGGCTGGGTCTGCCCTGCCGGATCCTGACATCGACCTTGCCCAAGCCGTCCGCCAACCGGCAGGCCTCAGCCCGCGAGCTGCGCCGGGAGTTGCTGGTTGCGGCTTGTGCCGAGCTTGGAGCCGAGGCGCTGGTTCTGGCCCACCATCAGGACGACCAAGCCGAGACGCTGCTTTTGCGCCTTGCCCGCGGCAGCGGCGTTTACGGCCTTGCAGCGATGCCGGCGCAGGGCCTCTGGCACGATGGCAAAGGGGCCTGCGTGACCGTGTTGCGGCCTCTGCTGACGGTCAGCAAGGCAAGCCTCGTCGCGACTTGCTCGGCGGCGGGCGAGGCCTATGCGGAGGATCCGTCGAACGAGGATGCCGCCTATGCGCGGACGAGAATTCGACAGCTGATGCCCGCACTGGCCGGCGAGGGGCTGGATGGCGCCACGCTCGCCGCGACCGCAGCCCGGCTGGCTTCGGCCGCTGCCGCCATCGACGATCAGGTCGATGCGGCACTGGCCTCTGGCGCCGTTCGGCATCCGGCCGGCCCGGTGCGGCTGCGCGTCGAGACGCTGTCCGCGTTGCCGCGCGAGACGATGCTGCGCCTCCTTGCAAGACTGCTGGCGGAGGTTGGGGGGGAGGCATATCCGCCGCGCTTGGTGCGGCTGGAGGGGCTGGTGGAGCGGCTGGCGGCAAGCGAGCGCGTTCAGGCGACGCTTTCGGGAGTGGTGGCGCGCCGGCGCGATGGCGAGATCGTCTTCTGGCGCGAGCCGGGGCGGACCGGGCTTGCGTCCCTGGAGCTTGCCGGGCCCGGCCGGGGCCTCTTCGACCGCCGATTCCTTCTGGAGGTCGAGCGAAACGGGCCGTATCGCGTGGTGCCGCTCGGCCGGCTTTCGGAACACGGCATCGACCGCAAGGCGGTGGGCGACTGGCCATGGCAGTCCTTTGCCGGCGCGCCGCTTCTGCTTGGTCCGGCCGATGCGGCCTATTGTCCCGGCCTTGCCGGCGAAGCGCCTGTCGGTGTCCGGCTCGTCCCGATCACACGGCGGGAAAGCCTGTGGCAGCCGGAGCTTGGGACAAATCCCTTCGGCCGGCGGGAAATTTAA
- the ybgC gene encoding tol-pal system-associated acyl-CoA thioesterase: protein MTTREDAPRWPDLAGRLEAGRHVLPVRVYYEDTDFTGVVYHAAYLKFAERGRSDFLRLCGIHHNELASGAHGEPLAFAVRHMEIDFHAPARIDDLLEVETHLREARGARIVLAQEVRREGVLLFAAAVTVAVISPEGRPRRLPEALAARLAGDMSPS, encoded by the coding sequence ATGACGACGCGTGAAGATGCGCCGCGCTGGCCGGATCTTGCCGGCCGGCTGGAGGCCGGGCGCCATGTCCTGCCGGTGCGGGTCTATTACGAGGACACGGATTTCACCGGCGTGGTCTATCACGCCGCCTATCTGAAATTCGCCGAGCGGGGACGCTCGGATTTTCTGCGCCTTTGCGGCATCCACCACAACGAACTTGCGAGCGGGGCGCACGGCGAGCCGCTGGCCTTTGCCGTCCGGCACATGGAGATCGATTTCCATGCCCCGGCCCGGATCGACGACCTGCTCGAGGTCGAAACGCACCTCAGGGAAGCGCGCGGTGCGCGCATCGTCCTGGCTCAGGAAGTCCGCCGCGAGGGGGTGCTGCTTTTCGCCGCAGCGGTGACGGTGGCCGTGATCTCTCCGGAAGGACGCCCACGTCGCCTGCCGGAGGCGCTGGCCGCGCGCCTTGCCGGTGACATGTCGCCGTCTTAA
- the tolQ gene encoding protein TolQ, giving the protein MNPVELAQTTLAAPQGDMSFFALFLQAHLVVKLVMLGLVLASIWCWAIIVDKWLLFTRTKRQMNRFETVFWSGQSLEELYRTLSGRANHSMAALFIAAMREWKRSHEGARPAIASLRQRIDRVMDVTIAREAERLEARLLVLATVGSAAPFIGLFGTVWGIMTSFQAIAASKNTNLAVVAPGIAEALLATALGLLAAIPAVIAYNKLSADAGKLSARMEGFADEFSAILSRQIDERS; this is encoded by the coding sequence ATGAATCCCGTGGAACTTGCACAAACGACCCTCGCGGCACCGCAGGGCGACATGTCTTTCTTCGCGCTGTTTCTTCAGGCGCATCTGGTCGTCAAGCTGGTGATGCTGGGCCTGGTCCTGGCGTCGATCTGGTGCTGGGCGATCATCGTCGACAAGTGGCTGCTGTTCACGCGCACCAAGCGCCAGATGAACCGCTTCGAGACCGTTTTCTGGTCCGGCCAGTCGCTTGAGGAACTGTACCGCACCCTTTCGGGGCGGGCCAACCATTCGATGGCGGCCCTGTTCATCGCCGCGATGCGCGAATGGAAGCGCAGCCACGAAGGCGCGCGCCCGGCCATCGCCAGCCTGCGCCAGCGCATCGACCGGGTGATGGATGTGACCATCGCCCGCGAGGCAGAGCGGCTGGAGGCAAGGCTTCTGGTGCTGGCGACCGTCGGCTCGGCGGCGCCCTTCATCGGCCTGTTCGGCACCGTCTGGGGCATCATGACCAGCTTCCAGGCGATTGCCGCCTCCAAGAACACCAATCTGGCCGTTGTGGCGCCGGGCATCGCCGAGGCGCTGCTGGCAACCGCGCTCGGCCTGCTCGCGGCCATTCCGGCGGTGATTGCCTACAACAAGCTCTCCGCCGATGCGGGCAAGCTGTCCGCCCGCATGGAAGGCTTTGCCGACGAGTTCTCTGCCATCCTGTCGCGTCAGATCGACGAGAGGAGCTGA
- the ruvA gene encoding Holliday junction branch migration protein RuvA, with the protein MIGKLKGVVDEIGDDHLILDVHGVGYLVFAPARVLQGLPGRGEAAVLHIETLVREDLIRLYGFSSASEKAWFQLLMTVQGVGAKVALAALGVMRASELANAVALGDTAQIARAPGIGKRVAERIVTELKSKAPAFASVDAGTIAASQQASAAVPTAVGDAVSALVNLGYQQAQASAAVAAAVKSAGEGAEAATLIRLGLKELAR; encoded by the coding sequence ATGATCGGCAAGCTAAAGGGCGTGGTTGACGAGATCGGCGACGATCACCTGATCCTCGACGTGCATGGCGTCGGCTATCTGGTCTTTGCGCCTGCGCGCGTGCTGCAGGGGCTTCCCGGACGCGGCGAGGCGGCGGTGCTGCATATCGAGACCCTGGTGCGCGAGGACCTGATCCGCCTTTACGGGTTTTCCAGCGCCTCCGAGAAAGCCTGGTTCCAGCTTCTGATGACGGTGCAGGGGGTGGGCGCCAAGGTGGCGCTTGCCGCCCTCGGCGTGATGCGGGCGTCCGAACTCGCCAATGCCGTTGCTCTGGGCGACACGGCCCAGATCGCCCGCGCGCCGGGCATCGGCAAGCGGGTGGCCGAGCGCATCGTCACCGAACTGAAGAGCAAGGCGCCGGCTTTCGCCAGCGTCGATGCGGGCACCATCGCGGCCTCGCAGCAGGCCTCGGCCGCCGTGCCGACGGCGGTGGGCGATGCGGTGTCTGCCCTCGTCAATCTCGGCTACCAGCAGGCGCAGGCGAGCGCCGCGGTGGCCGCCGCCGTCAAGAGCGCAGGCGAGGGGGCCGAGGCCGCCACACTGATCCGTCTCGGCCTCAAGGAGCTTGCCAGATGA
- the ftsH gene encoding ATP-dependent zinc metalloprotease FtsH, with protein sequence MNANFRNFALWVIIGLLLIALFQLFQSPGQRTVSNDIPFSQFLNQAEQGDVREVTIQGQQIIGTYNSGGSFQSYAPETAGEYVEMLRSKDVRIIARPPQESFSLLGALISWFPMLIILGIWIFVMRQMQGSGGKAMGFGKSKAKLLTEAHGRVTFEDVAGIDEAKEDLQEIVEFLRDPQKFQRLGGRIPRGVLLVGPPGTGKTLTARAVAGEANVPFFTISGSDFVEMFVGVGASRVRDMFEQAKKNAPCIIFIDEIDAVGRHRGAGLGGGNDEREQTLNQLLVEMDGFEPNEGVIIIAATNRPDVLDPALLRPGRFDRQIVVPNPDVTGREKILKVHMRKVPLAPDVNVRTLARGTPGFSGADLMNLVNEAALLAARRGKRLVTMSEFEDAKDKVMMGAERRTLVMTEEEKKLTAYHEAGHALVALHMPASDPIHKATIIPRGRALGMVMRLPEKDQVSLTRAKCKADLAVAMGGRVAEEMIFGYEKVTSGASGDIQMATRLARAMATQFGMSDKLGPLLYGENQEEVFLGHSVAKSQHVSEDTQRIVDAEIKSFVNTGYETAQRVLSEHEDQLHIIANGLLEYETLSGDEIRDLLDGKPPVRETDDDQPTARASAVPKTGAKRRGEGDAPTGGMEPQPQG encoded by the coding sequence ATGAACGCCAATTTTCGTAATTTTGCCCTCTGGGTGATCATCGGCCTGCTGCTGATCGCCCTGTTCCAGCTCTTCCAGAGCCCGGGACAGCGCACGGTGTCGAACGACATCCCCTTCTCGCAGTTCCTGAATCAGGCCGAGCAGGGTGACGTGCGGGAGGTGACGATCCAGGGCCAGCAGATCATCGGTACCTACAACAGCGGCGGCTCTTTCCAATCCTATGCGCCCGAAACGGCTGGCGAGTATGTCGAGATGCTGCGGTCCAAGGACGTGCGGATCATCGCCCGCCCGCCGCAGGAGAGCTTCTCGCTGCTCGGCGCGCTGATCTCGTGGTTCCCGATGCTGATCATCCTCGGCATCTGGATCTTCGTGATGCGCCAGATGCAGGGCTCGGGCGGCAAGGCGATGGGCTTCGGCAAGTCCAAGGCCAAGCTGCTGACCGAGGCCCATGGCCGCGTCACCTTCGAGGACGTTGCCGGCATCGACGAGGCCAAGGAAGACCTGCAGGAGATCGTCGAGTTCCTTCGCGATCCGCAGAAGTTCCAGCGCCTGGGCGGCCGTATTCCGCGCGGCGTGCTTCTGGTCGGTCCTCCGGGCACCGGTAAGACGCTGACCGCGCGTGCCGTCGCCGGCGAGGCCAACGTTCCGTTCTTCACCATCTCGGGCTCCGACTTCGTCGAGATGTTCGTCGGCGTCGGCGCCAGCCGTGTCCGCGACATGTTCGAGCAGGCGAAGAAGAACGCGCCCTGCATCATCTTCATCGACGAGATCGACGCGGTCGGCCGCCATCGTGGCGCCGGTCTTGGCGGCGGCAACGACGAGCGCGAGCAGACGTTGAACCAGCTGCTCGTGGAGATGGACGGCTTCGAGCCGAACGAGGGCGTGATCATCATCGCGGCGACCAACCGCCCGGACGTGCTCGACCCGGCGCTGCTGCGCCCGGGCCGTTTCGACCGGCAGATCGTCGTGCCGAACCCGGATGTCACCGGCCGCGAAAAGATCCTCAAGGTCCACATGCGCAAGGTGCCGCTGGCGCCGGACGTCAATGTCCGCACGCTGGCACGCGGCACGCCCGGCTTTTCCGGCGCGGACCTGATGAACCTGGTCAACGAGGCGGCGCTGCTGGCGGCTCGCCGCGGCAAGCGGCTCGTCACGATGTCCGAGTTCGAGGACGCCAAGGACAAGGTCATGATGGGTGCGGAGCGCCGCACGCTGGTCATGACCGAGGAAGAAAAGAAGCTCACCGCCTATCATGAGGCAGGTCACGCGCTGGTGGCGCTGCACATGCCGGCTTCCGATCCGATTCACAAGGCGACGATCATTCCGCGCGGCCGCGCGCTGGGTATGGTCATGCGTCTGCCGGAGAAGGATCAGGTCTCGCTGACCCGCGCCAAGTGCAAGGCCGACCTTGCGGTGGCGATGGGCGGCCGCGTCGCCGAGGAGATGATCTTCGGCTACGAGAAGGTGACCTCGGGCGCCTCGGGCGACATCCAGATGGCGACGCGCCTCGCACGCGCCATGGCGACCCAGTTCGGCATGTCCGACAAGCTCGGGCCGCTGCTCTATGGCGAGAATCAGGAGGAGGTCTTCCTCGGCCACTCCGTCGCCAAGAGCCAGCACGTGTCGGAGGATACCCAGCGGATCGTCGATGCGGAGATCAAGTCCTTCGTCAACACCGGCTACGAGACCGCCCAGCGCGTCCTGTCGGAGCACGAGGATCAGCTCCACATCATCGCCAACGGGTTGCTGGAGTACGAGACCCTGTCGGGCGACGAGATCCGCGACCTGCTCGACGGCAAGCCGCCGGTGCGCGAGACGGATGACGACCAGCCGACTGCCCGCGCTTCGGCAGTGCCGAAGACCGGCGCCAAGCGCCGGGGCGAGGGCGATGCCCCGACCGGCGGCATGGAGCCTCAGCCGCAGGGCTGA
- the pal gene encoding peptidoglycan-associated lipoprotein Pal — translation MMNFGMRGRGARIASVVAGAMLLAACAQTKPDGLTGNVQPGTGQDFVVNVGDRVFFGNDQTTLSPQATATLDKQAQWLNSYSRYTVTIEGHADERGTRQYNIALGARRADAVRNYLVARGIPGNRIKTVSYGKERPVAVCNDESCWTQNRRAVTVLDNAGS, via the coding sequence ATGATGAATTTCGGGATGCGAGGCCGCGGCGCGCGCATTGCCTCCGTTGTCGCAGGCGCGATGCTTCTGGCAGCCTGCGCGCAGACCAAGCCGGACGGGCTGACTGGTAACGTCCAGCCCGGCACCGGTCAGGACTTTGTGGTGAACGTGGGCGATCGCGTGTTCTTCGGCAACGACCAGACGACGCTCTCGCCGCAGGCGACCGCGACGCTGGACAAGCAGGCCCAGTGGCTGAACAGCTACAGCCGCTACACGGTGACGATCGAAGGTCATGCGGACGAGCGCGGCACGCGCCAGTACAACATCGCGCTTGGTGCAAGGCGTGCGGATGCAGTGCGCAACTATCTGGTTGCCCGCGGCATTCCGGGCAACCGCATCAAGACGGTGTCCTACGGCAAGGAGCGTCCGGTCGCAGTTTGCAACGACGAGAGCTGCTGGACGCAGAACCGTCGTGCGGTGACCGTGCTCGACAACGCCGGAAGCTGA
- the ybgF gene encoding tol-pal system protein YbgF, which yields MAFRILSGVFALVMLLALPQGASAQLFGSRDDSDAAVRINQVEEQMRNLTGQIEQLNYQIRQLQEQLQRMQEDNEYRFQQLEQGGRKRSDAAPGQPAGQPSGQPGDLAGLQGSGESYGPASGTLGQLPADGSGDAEFGAEGGYSQDGSGAPGAGPLDLSALARGQAGSGGFAAGGGQGDLPPGVSGGQSQDSFGMASAPNSASPRASYDSAYSMIMAGDYAGAEAGFKDFLQQHPNDPLAANAQFWLGESLYARKQYRDAADAFLKSYTDYPDSSKVTDSLLKLGLSLKGIGQKDAACATFSELLTKYPGAPTSIRAEAQAQQQSGGCV from the coding sequence ATGGCTTTCAGAATTCTATCCGGCGTGTTCGCGCTGGTGATGCTGCTTGCGTTGCCGCAAGGGGCGTCCGCGCAGCTTTTCGGCTCGCGCGACGACAGTGATGCTGCTGTGCGGATCAACCAGGTCGAGGAGCAGATGCGCAACCTCACCGGTCAGATCGAGCAGCTCAACTACCAGATCCGGCAGCTGCAGGAGCAGCTGCAGCGGATGCAGGAAGACAACGAGTACCGTTTCCAGCAGCTGGAGCAGGGCGGCCGCAAGCGGTCTGACGCAGCGCCCGGCCAGCCGGCCGGCCAACCGTCCGGTCAGCCTGGCGATCTCGCCGGTCTCCAGGGCAGCGGCGAGAGCTACGGCCCGGCGTCCGGAACGCTCGGCCAGCTGCCTGCCGATGGGTCGGGCGACGCCGAGTTCGGCGCGGAAGGCGGCTACTCCCAGGACGGCTCCGGCGCACCCGGCGCGGGCCCGCTCGACCTGTCTGCGCTCGCGCGCGGTCAGGCCGGCTCGGGCGGTTTCGCAGCCGGCGGAGGGCAGGGCGACCTGCCCCCCGGCGTCTCCGGAGGACAGTCGCAGGACTCGTTCGGCATGGCGTCTGCGCCGAACTCGGCGTCGCCGCGGGCGTCCTATGACAGCGCCTATTCTATGATCATGGCCGGCGACTATGCCGGGGCGGAGGCCGGCTTCAAGGACTTCCTCCAGCAGCATCCGAACGACCCGCTGGCGGCGAACGCGCAGTTCTGGCTGGGCGAAAGCCTCTATGCCCGCAAGCAGTACCGGGATGCGGCCGACGCTTTCCTGAAGAGCTACACCGACTATCCCGACAGTTCCAAGGTGACCGACAGCCTGCTGAAGCTCGGCCTGTCGCTCAAGGGCATCGGCCAGAAGGATGCCGCCTGCGCCACCTTCAGCGAGCTCTTGACCAAGTATCCTGGCGCGCCGACCTCGATCCGTGCCGAAGCTCAGGCCCAGCAGCAGAGCGGTGGCTGCGTCTGA
- a CDS encoding cell envelope biogenesis protein TolA has protein sequence MRVGLIASTAGHLAVLLWGVVSFPDAKPFDIAPVDTLPVDLVPVSELTRLRIGEKTAEVREVEATRPTEKPVEEPKAEEKPAETEAKRPNQAAPEPTPAPTPEPTPAPEPPTPEPPAPQPEPPAPQPEPPAPRAEPEPAPAPTPEPEKKVAETPPPPTVRPRSKPTPPPQPRREPPRENFNPNEIAALLNKVEPAGGSSSNSTQPASLGSRRGQSGVTMSQSEIDALRGQISRCWNPPAGAAGAGDLTVKLKFSLTIAGEIDREPSVINSSSNPTFGIAAESARRAVLRCAPYSLPAAKYEAWREVEIEFDPRELLGG, from the coding sequence ATGCGTGTCGGGCTCATCGCATCGACTGCGGGCCATCTGGCCGTGCTGCTTTGGGGAGTGGTCTCATTCCCCGATGCGAAGCCGTTCGACATCGCCCCGGTCGATACCCTGCCTGTCGATCTGGTTCCGGTCTCCGAGCTGACGCGTCTGCGCATCGGCGAGAAGACGGCGGAAGTACGCGAGGTCGAGGCGACCCGCCCGACGGAAAAGCCCGTCGAAGAGCCGAAGGCGGAAGAAAAGCCGGCCGAAACCGAGGCCAAGCGACCGAACCAGGCAGCGCCTGAGCCGACGCCGGCACCCACCCCCGAGCCGACCCCGGCGCCCGAGCCGCCGACACCGGAGCCTCCGGCGCCTCAGCCTGAGCCGCCCGCGCCGCAGCCGGAGCCGCCGGCACCACGCGCGGAGCCCGAGCCGGCACCTGCCCCGACGCCCGAGCCCGAGAAGAAGGTGGCGGAAACACCGCCGCCGCCGACCGTGCGCCCGCGTTCCAAGCCGACCCCGCCGCCGCAGCCGCGGCGCGAACCGCCGCGCGAGAACTTCAATCCGAACGAGATCGCCGCGCTGCTCAACAAGGTGGAGCCGGCGGGCGGGTCGAGCTCGAATTCGACGCAGCCGGCCTCGCTCGGCAGCCGTCGCGGTCAGAGCGGCGTGACGATGAGCCAGTCGGAAATCGATGCGCTGCGCGGACAGATCTCGCGCTGCTGGAACCCGCCCGCGGGTGCGGCCGGCGCTGGCGATCTGACTGTGAAGCTGAAATTCTCCCTGACCATCGCCGGCGAAATCGACCGCGAACCCTCGGTGATCAACTCCAGTTCCAACCCGACCTTTGGCATTGCGGCCGAGAGTGCTCGCCGGGCGGTTCTGCGCTGCGCGCCCTATTCGCTTCCCGCAGCGAAATACGAGGCCTGGCGGGAGGTGGAAATCGAGTTCGATCCACGCGAACTGCTCGGCGGTTAG
- the ruvB gene encoding Holliday junction branch migration DNA helicase RuvB, whose amino-acid sequence MSEDAGRLVSPELRGDEIDTTMRPQVLDDFVGQAQARANLKVFIGAAKARGESLDHVLFVGPPGLGKTTLAQIMARELGVNFRATSGPVIAKAGDLAALLTNLEERDVLFIDEIHRLSPAVEEVLYPAMEDFQLDLIIGEGPAARSVKIDLARFTLVAATTRLGLLTTPLRDRFGIPVRLQFYTSEELELIVRRGARILGIGMSDDGAREIARRARGTPRIAGRLLRRVRDFAVVGGQETVDAAIADRALTQLEVDSAGLDQLDRRYLNQIALKFGGGPVGIETIAAALSEPRDAIEEIVEPYLIQQGYIQRTPRGRILTPQAFQHLGLAVPQGSNVPQLGLFTDDDA is encoded by the coding sequence ATGAGCGAGGACGCCGGCCGTCTCGTCTCGCCCGAACTGCGCGGCGACGAGATCGACACGACGATGCGCCCGCAGGTGCTCGATGATTTCGTCGGCCAGGCGCAGGCGCGCGCCAATCTCAAGGTCTTCATCGGCGCCGCCAAGGCGCGGGGCGAATCGCTCGATCACGTGCTGTTCGTCGGGCCTCCGGGGCTCGGCAAGACGACGCTTGCGCAGATCATGGCGCGAGAGCTCGGCGTGAATTTCCGCGCGACGTCCGGGCCGGTCATCGCCAAGGCCGGCGATCTCGCCGCGCTGCTGACCAATCTGGAAGAGCGCGACGTGCTGTTCATCGACGAGATCCATCGTCTCAGCCCGGCCGTCGAGGAAGTGCTCTATCCGGCGATGGAGGACTTCCAGCTCGACCTGATCATCGGCGAGGGGCCGGCGGCGCGTTCGGTGAAGATCGATCTGGCGCGCTTCACCCTCGTGGCGGCAACGACGCGGCTCGGCCTCTTGACGACGCCGCTGCGCGACCGGTTCGGCATTCCGGTCCGCCTGCAGTTCTACACCTCCGAGGAGCTGGAGCTGATCGTGCGCCGCGGCGCGCGCATTCTCGGCATCGGCATGAGCGACGACGGAGCCCGCGAAATCGCCCGGCGCGCACGTGGCACGCCGCGCATCGCCGGCCGCCTGCTGCGGCGGGTGCGCGATTTCGCCGTTGTCGGCGGGCAGGAAACGGTGGATGCGGCGATTGCCGACCGGGCGCTGACCCAGCTGGAGGTGGACAGCGCTGGCCTCGACCAGCTCGACCGGCGCTATCTGAACCAGATCGCGCTGAAATTCGGCGGCGGTCCCGTTGGCATCGAGACCATCGCCGCCGCCCTGTCGGAGCCGCGCGATGCCATCGAGGAGATCGTCGAGCCCTATCTGATCCAGCAGGGCTACATCCAGCGCACGCCGCGCGGCCGCATCCTGACGCCACAGGCCTTCCAGCATCTCGGCCTTGCGGTGCCGCAGGGCTCCAACGTGCCGCAGCTCGGGCTGTTCACCGATGACGACGCGTGA